In one Crocinitomicaceae bacterium genomic region, the following are encoded:
- a CDS encoding CotH kinase family protein, with protein sequence MKHLFFVVFIFWSLISLGQTDSARLVFEPVGGIFDKPQQITLSSELVNARIYYTIDGSTPTSASIKYTKPISVSTVAVIRAVAYGDNGQSRVITNSYFCDRKYTLPIVSITTDPANLWDYASGIYVMGCCADTVPPYLGANFWYDWERKANVEMYEPTGECAFNQVAGIGVFGGFSKGLPQKSLYVTARDKYGKDRFEYPIFPERKMDSYKSFVLRNAGGDFGKTHFRDAFMTQLAKPTGLAIQAYRPAIVFLNGQYWGIQNLREKVNEHYLEDNFGIDKDNVDLMEHRDGAKHGNSKAYKYLLNFLANKDLKDDQVIEELRKLMDIENYMSYNIAEIYSDNRDAGGNIRYYKERNDSSQWRWIFYDTEMGLGNNNPNGYKNNTLKKFTSVNNEIWPDPPWSTFIIRSLLSNKKLETEYINLFADQLNTVYHADTAVRLMNKIADGIRAEIPFHQKRWGTTVKAWEENVQVLKTFITRRPYYLRLFIMEKFNLEDTAFVSVQYPGNVYGDIYLNSLEIKRNFEGVYFTGVPIKVTAKPKHDYEFVGWKGRNEKTPELTINLSEDVELVPIFQAKRKSVWSDSIIFNEICFYQAESDSTGDWVELYNRSSMSVDLSGWVFTDNAYKKGFTVPNGVILNPRHFSLLAQYAERVLSDSVSAVGNFEFGLSRKGEHLKLYDAEGYLVDSLTYKGYKEEEFNGRSGSISLVHPDSLRSSKTAWIKEDISAGKHSKSYLDYLHEQKEKAYWTKVFYIGGGGFFFILAGGLLFFRYFKKRRNLN encoded by the coding sequence ATGAAGCATTTGTTTTTTGTTGTATTTATTTTTTGGTCGTTGATCTCTCTGGGTCAAACTGACAGCGCCCGATTGGTTTTTGAACCGGTGGGCGGCATTTTTGATAAGCCTCAGCAAATTACCTTGTCTTCTGAATTAGTTAATGCCCGCATCTATTATACAATAGATGGTTCTACCCCAACATCAGCATCAATAAAATACACCAAGCCTATAAGTGTGAGTACGGTTGCTGTAATACGCGCTGTGGCTTATGGTGATAACGGTCAGTCACGGGTAATTACTAATTCATATTTCTGTGATAGAAAATACACCTTGCCAATTGTTTCAATTACTACTGATCCGGCTAATTTATGGGATTACGCAAGCGGAATTTACGTGATGGGTTGTTGTGCTGATACCGTGCCGCCTTATCTAGGCGCAAATTTTTGGTATGACTGGGAACGTAAAGCAAATGTAGAAATGTATGAACCTACCGGTGAATGTGCATTTAACCAGGTTGCCGGTATTGGGGTATTTGGTGGTTTCAGTAAGGGGTTACCACAAAAATCTCTCTACGTTACAGCGCGTGATAAATACGGTAAGGATCGTTTTGAATATCCTATTTTCCCTGAAAGAAAGATGGATTCATACAAATCATTTGTATTGAGAAATGCCGGTGGTGATTTTGGTAAAACACATTTTCGTGATGCGTTCATGACTCAACTTGCAAAGCCTACAGGTCTCGCAATTCAGGCATATAGGCCGGCAATTGTTTTTCTCAATGGTCAATATTGGGGCATTCAAAACCTGAGAGAAAAAGTAAACGAACATTATTTGGAAGATAATTTTGGAATTGATAAAGACAATGTGGATTTAATGGAGCACAGAGATGGTGCTAAGCACGGCAACTCAAAAGCATATAAGTATCTTCTCAATTTTCTAGCAAACAAAGATCTGAAAGATGATCAGGTGATTGAAGAATTAAGAAAACTCATGGATATTGAAAATTATATGAGTTACAACATAGCTGAAATCTATTCTGACAACAGAGATGCCGGGGGGAATATCAGATATTACAAAGAGAGAAATGATTCTTCTCAATGGCGCTGGATTTTTTATGATACTGAGATGGGATTAGGCAATAACAACCCGAACGGATATAAAAATAATACGCTCAAAAAATTTACCTCGGTCAACAATGAAATATGGCCTGATCCACCTTGGTCAACATTTATAATTCGCAGTTTGTTATCAAATAAAAAATTGGAAACTGAATACATAAATCTTTTTGCTGATCAGTTAAACACCGTGTATCACGCTGATACCGCTGTGCGTCTGATGAATAAAATTGCAGACGGGATTAGGGCTGAAATTCCTTTTCATCAAAAAAGATGGGGCACCACCGTAAAGGCATGGGAAGAAAACGTACAGGTATTAAAAACCTTTATTACCCGTCGCCCATACTATTTGCGCCTGTTCATCATGGAAAAATTTAATTTGGAAGACACGGCTTTTGTAAGTGTGCAATATCCTGGAAATGTTTATGGAGACATTTACCTGAACAGCCTAGAAATTAAAAGAAATTTTGAAGGTGTTTATTTCACCGGGGTGCCAATTAAAGTAACTGCAAAACCGAAACATGATTATGAATTTGTTGGCTGGAAAGGCAGAAATGAAAAGACGCCTGAACTAACAATTAATCTTTCTGAAGATGTTGAATTGGTTCCAATATTTCAGGCAAAGCGCAAGAGTGTTTGGTCAGACAGTATTATTTTCAATGAAATTTGTTTTTATCAAGCTGAATCAGATTCAACAGGTGATTGGGTTGAATTATATAATCGTTCAAGCATGTCAGTTGATTTAAGTGGTTGGGTTTTCACTGATAACGCATACAAAAAGGGATTCACCGTGCCAAACGGGGTTATTCTAAATCCGCGACATTTCAGTTTATTGGCACAGTACGCTGAACGTGTATTGTCTGATAGTGTAAGCGCGGTGGGTAATTTTGAATTCGGTCTTTCACGTAAAGGAGAGCATTTAAAATTGTATGATGCAGAGGGATATTTGGTAGATTCACTCACGTATAAGGGTTATAAAGAGGAAGAATTTAATGGTCGTTCTGGTTCCATTAGTTTGGTTCACCCTGATTCATTGCGCAGCAGCAAAACCGCTTGGATAAAAGAGGACATAAGTGCGGGCAAACATTCAAAATCATACCTTGACTACTTGCATGAACAAAAGGAAAAAGCATATTGGACAAAGGTTTTCTACATTGGAGGTGGCGGGTTTTTTTTTATATTGGCAGGTGGTCTGTTATTCTTCCGGTACTTTAAAAAGAGGCGTAATTTGAATTAA
- a CDS encoding helix-turn-helix domain-containing protein: MLIEIKRSDRALGKNELAELIGVNHNSIQTWRTKYQKGGISELLKDGRIGFKPSIISKSVHKKIKLKLCSEDAAFSSYKQLHAWVENNFIKGVNYNSLRHYVKRHFGIVKSTPQESY; encoded by the coding sequence ATGCTTATTGAGATCAAGCGTTCTGATCGAGCATTAGGCAAGAATGAATTAGCGGAACTGATAGGTGTAAATCACAACAGTATTCAGACATGGCGGACTAAATATCAAAAGGGCGGTATATCCGAATTATTAAAGGATGGTAGAATTGGATTTAAGCCCTCCATAATAAGTAAGTCTGTGCATAAGAAAATTAAATTGAAGCTTTGTTCAGAGGATGCCGCATTTTCAAGCTACAAACAATTACATGCGTGGGTGGAAAATAATTTTATTAAAGGAGTTAATTACAACAGCTTGCGTCATTATGTTAAAAGGCACTTTGGCATCGTTAAAAGTACCCCGCAAGAGTCATATTAA
- a CDS encoding LemA family protein: protein MGLWVAIGVVVLLLIIFITMYNGLVGLRNNRENAFADIDVQLKQRHDLIPQLVATVKGYAEQEKGVLTAVTQARARAMSAGTVNDKIAAEIALSGAMSQFSMQMEAYPDLKSNQNFMQLQHELSDIENKLAAVRRFFNSATKELNNKVQKFPSNIIAGMFKFSQEPYFDLGVVQREELDKAPEIKF from the coding sequence ATTGGTTTATGGGTGGCTATTGGTGTAGTAGTTCTTCTACTCATCATCTTCATCACTATGTACAACGGGTTAGTTGGATTGCGCAACAACCGGGAGAATGCATTTGCAGATATTGATGTACAATTGAAACAAAGACACGATCTGATTCCGCAATTAGTTGCAACCGTAAAAGGTTATGCTGAACAAGAAAAAGGAGTGTTAACAGCAGTAACGCAAGCAAGAGCACGCGCTATGTCTGCAGGCACAGTGAATGATAAAATTGCGGCTGAAATTGCTCTTTCTGGTGCTATGTCACAATTCTCAATGCAAATGGAAGCTTATCCTGATTTGAAATCAAATCAAAACTTTATGCAGTTGCAACATGAGCTTTCAGACATTGAAAATAAGTTGGCTGCAGTGCGTCGTTTCTTTAACTCTGCTACTAAAGAGTTAAATAATAAAGTACAAAAATTTCCAAGTAATATTATTGCGGGCATGTTTAAATTCAGCCAAGAACCATACTTTGATTTAGGTGTTGTTCAGCGTGAAGAGTTAGATAAAGCTCCTGAAATTAAATTCTGA
- a CDS encoding M48 family metallopeptidase — MAYVGLYSQIRSNNFKSMLLLIGFPSIILGAVWLIVFFMGDMRWEPYQAETFLKVAPLVMGGVALWFVVAYFFNAQMIQYAAHSHTLDRKNNMRVYNLVENLCMSQGRRMPKIQIMETDALNAFASGINEKTYTITLTRGIIEKLDDAELEGVIAHELAHIVNKDVRLLIVSIIFVGILGFVVQVLFRSILYGNHRDRKKSDGKAMLIILLVTAVAYLLTILFRFALSRKREYLADAAAVEMTKRPDALAGALRKISGHSEVENVSSSDVKSMFISNEPKADAFSAITGLFATHPPIQKRIAFLEQV; from the coding sequence GTGGCATACGTTGGACTATACAGCCAAATCAGAAGCAACAATTTTAAATCCATGCTTCTGCTAATTGGTTTTCCTTCAATTATCCTTGGTGCGGTTTGGCTCATCGTGTTTTTTATGGGCGATATGCGCTGGGAACCTTATCAAGCGGAAACGTTTTTGAAGGTTGCACCCCTTGTAATGGGCGGAGTTGCGCTTTGGTTTGTGGTGGCGTATTTTTTTAATGCGCAAATGATTCAATATGCAGCTCACTCTCACACCTTAGATCGTAAAAACAATATGCGGGTTTACAATTTGGTGGAGAACCTGTGTATGTCTCAAGGGCGTCGCATGCCTAAAATCCAAATTATGGAAACGGATGCGCTTAACGCTTTTGCAAGCGGCATCAATGAAAAAACCTATACCATCACACTTACGCGTGGCATCATTGAAAAATTAGATGACGCAGAGTTAGAAGGTGTAATTGCGCATGAATTGGCGCACATCGTTAATAAGGATGTTAGATTGCTTATTGTCTCTATCATCTTTGTGGGTATTCTCGGTTTTGTTGTTCAGGTATTGTTCAGGTCAATTTTATATGGTAATCATCGTGACCGCAAAAAGTCTGATGGTAAAGCCATGTTGATTATTTTATTGGTAACAGCTGTTGCCTATTTGCTTACAATACTTTTCAGATTTGCTTTATCACGTAAGCGTGAATATTTGGCTGATGCAGCCGCAGTTGAAATGACTAAGCGCCCTGATGCTTTAGCCGGTGCATTGAGAAAAATTTCAGGACATTCTGAAGTCGAAAATGTAAGTAGTTCTGATGTGAAATCAATGTTTATTTCTAACGAACCAAAAGCTGATGCGTTTTCAGCAATCACCGGTTTATTTGCTACTCACCCTCCAATTCAAAAACGAATAGCATTTTTAGAGCAGGTTTAA
- a CDS encoding cytochrome-c peroxidase: MKHSITFLALALFAALISCRKDDEFGLPDPTGYNFNYPGIISDYLPPIQSPANNPTTNEGVDLGRMLFFDERLSGDNTQSCGSCHIPSASFSDTTTYSKGIDGIEGGRNAPPIINLGWMPELFWDGRAIGLENQVFGPVVNPVEMHDTWPNVASKLQQDDQYPALFEQAFGTSSIDSVLISKAIAQFMRTLISGNSPFDKYLQTGISGWNSVDEQAAYEGFTIFMEETKGDCFHCHGDSFNPLWTDNKYHNNGLDASFADLGRGAVTGDPDDNGKFKTPTLRNLVFTAPYMHDGRFSTLQEVINHYSTGLVNSPTIDPLMKHIGTGGSQMNPADKYKLYMFLVSLSDSSFISNPAFQDPGE; encoded by the coding sequence ATGAAACACAGTATCACATTTCTAGCGCTTGCACTTTTTGCCGCATTGATCAGTTGCAGAAAGGATGATGAATTTGGATTACCTGATCCAACCGGCTATAACTTTAATTACCCTGGAATCATTTCAGATTATTTACCTCCTATTCAAAGTCCGGCAAACAATCCAACAACCAATGAGGGAGTAGATTTGGGTCGCATGTTATTTTTTGATGAGCGGCTATCGGGTGACAATACACAATCATGCGGATCATGCCATATTCCGTCAGCGTCATTCAGTGATACAACCACCTATAGTAAAGGAATTGACGGCATAGAAGGCGGACGAAATGCGCCACCCATCATTAATTTAGGCTGGATGCCTGAATTGTTTTGGGATGGTCGAGCAATCGGCTTAGAAAATCAGGTGTTTGGACCGGTTGTTAATCCCGTTGAAATGCATGATACCTGGCCAAACGTTGCCTCTAAATTGCAACAAGATGATCAATATCCCGCCTTGTTTGAGCAAGCTTTTGGGACCTCCAGTATAGATTCTGTGCTGATTAGCAAAGCCATTGCACAATTTATGCGAACATTAATTTCAGGCAATTCTCCCTTTGATAAATACCTGCAAACCGGAATCAGCGGATGGAACAGTGTTGATGAGCAAGCTGCCTACGAAGGTTTCACTATTTTTATGGAAGAAACTAAAGGTGATTGTTTTCATTGTCACGGCGACTCTTTTAACCCGCTATGGACAGATAATAAATATCACAACAACGGCCTAGACGCAAGCTTTGCTGATTTGGGTAGAGGAGCAGTAACCGGAGATCCGGATGATAACGGCAAATTCAAAACGCCCACCTTGCGCAACTTGGTTTTCACGGCACCTTACATGCATGATGGTAGGTTCAGTACATTACAAGAGGTGATTAATCACTACAGCACTGGTCTGGTGAATTCACCCACTATTGATCCTCTTATGAAACATATTGGCACAGGGGGCAGTCAAATGAATCCGGCTGATAAATACAAACTCTATATGTTTCTTGTTTCGCTTTCTGACAGCAGTTTTATTTCTAATCCGGCATTTCAGGATCCGGGAGAATAA
- the lipB gene encoding lipoyl(octanoyl) transferase LipB — MRMNKVHCENLGLRDYKEVWDYQEDKFKKVIDQKMVLREQPDADLPTHSLLFCEHPHVYTLGKSGEENHLLINEDDLKKHGATFYKINRGGDITYHGPGQIVMYPIFDLDQFFTDIHKYMRYLEEAVILTLSEFGIVGGRVNGLTGVWIDGGTADARKICAMGVKSSRWVTMHGIALNVNTDLSYFNHIVPCGIVDKSVTSMEKELGKPVDINAVRESLRINMSNVFDYDYF, encoded by the coding sequence ATGAGAATGAATAAAGTACATTGTGAAAATTTAGGACTGAGAGATTACAAAGAAGTTTGGGATTATCAGGAAGATAAATTCAAAAAAGTGATAGATCAAAAAATGGTTTTAAGAGAACAGCCAGATGCTGATCTTCCAACACATAGTTTGCTGTTTTGTGAGCATCCACACGTGTACACGCTGGGTAAAAGCGGTGAAGAAAATCATTTATTAATTAATGAAGATGACCTAAAAAAACACGGAGCTACGTTCTATAAAATTAACCGCGGTGGTGATATAACCTATCATGGCCCGGGCCAAATAGTGATGTATCCAATTTTTGATCTTGACCAATTTTTTACTGATATTCATAAATACATGCGTTATTTAGAAGAGGCTGTAATACTTACTTTGTCTGAGTTTGGAATCGTTGGCGGACGCGTAAATGGATTAACCGGTGTTTGGATAGATGGGGGCACGGCGGATGCAAGAAAAATTTGTGCCATGGGAGTGAAAAGCTCAAGATGGGTAACCATGCATGGTATAGCGTTGAATGTGAATACTGATCTGAGTTATTTTAATCATATTGTACCATGTGGTATTGTTGACAAATCGGTGACCTCAATGGAAAAAGAATTAGGTAAACCGGTTGATATAAATGCAGTGAGAGAATCTTTGCGCATCAACATGTCTAATGTGTTTGATTACGATTATTTTTAA
- a CDS encoding serine hydrolase, protein MMKIVKKIFKWLLILILLFLVGVNLAIVITGRYYIYKGVAHTYLKGHIKPTIYDLEVFNNRKVEIGSPQPWAEHHNLGKLTLSQDERDLLERLETVSFLVSWRDTIIYEEYWEEHTVNTLSNSFSMAKSVVSILIGVALDEGLIQSLDQPVADYLPEFDDEKKNITIRHVLTMSTGLSWSESYISPFCDVAELYYDTDDRDLACNRRIIEEEPGKVFRYKSGDTQVLMYILAAATGKNISEYAAEKLWKPMGAESDAWWSLAGDENSTEKAFCCLYATSRDFLRLGKLVNHRGNWNGKQLVSREYMDEFCSLAPLTKGNGKPNNTYGYQYWIYTGFPFEVTYFRGMRGQFIISIPEKELVIVRTGHNNSASWQNTEEKKDDALEGHYQELPLYIQTAINLANQAGAAY, encoded by the coding sequence GTGATGAAAATTGTAAAAAAAATATTCAAGTGGCTGCTTATTCTTATTCTCTTGTTTTTGGTAGGAGTTAACTTAGCTATTGTAATAACCGGCCGATACTACATTTACAAAGGGGTTGCGCATACGTATTTAAAAGGTCACATCAAACCAACCATTTATGATTTAGAGGTTTTTAACAACAGAAAAGTTGAAATAGGTTCACCACAACCGTGGGCTGAACATCACAACCTCGGAAAACTTACCTTATCACAAGATGAACGTGATTTGCTTGAGCGCCTTGAAACGGTTTCTTTTCTAGTAAGCTGGAGAGATACCATCATTTATGAAGAATATTGGGAAGAACACACGGTAAATACACTAAGCAACTCGTTTTCCATGGCAAAATCTGTTGTGTCAATATTGATTGGGGTCGCCCTAGATGAGGGGTTGATTCAATCACTAGATCAGCCTGTAGCAGATTATTTACCTGAGTTTGATGATGAAAAGAAGAACATCACAATTCGTCATGTACTCACCATGTCAACCGGCTTGTCGTGGTCTGAATCTTATATCAGTCCGTTTTGTGATGTGGCAGAATTATATTATGATACAGATGATAGAGATTTGGCTTGTAATCGCAGAATCATTGAAGAAGAACCCGGTAAGGTGTTTAGGTACAAAAGTGGTGACACGCAGGTGCTAATGTATATTCTGGCAGCAGCCACGGGCAAAAATATTTCTGAGTACGCAGCTGAAAAACTTTGGAAACCCATGGGTGCTGAAAGTGATGCGTGGTGGAGCTTGGCTGGTGATGAGAACAGTACTGAAAAAGCATTTTGCTGTTTGTACGCCACATCAAGAGATTTTTTACGCCTAGGTAAATTAGTAAATCACCGCGGCAACTGGAATGGTAAACAATTAGTAAGTAGAGAATATATGGATGAATTTTGTTCACTTGCCCCACTGACTAAAGGTAACGGAAAGCCCAATAACACCTATGGTTATCAATATTGGATTTATACAGGTTTCCCTTTTGAAGTAACTTATTTCAGAGGCATGCGTGGGCAATTCATCATTTCTATTCCTGAAAAAGAATTAGTGATTGTGCGCACAGGTCACAACAATTCAGCATCATGGCAAAATACCGAAGAGAAGAAAGATGACGCACTAGAAGGACACTACCAGGAATTGCCTCTTTATATTCAAACAGCTATTAATCTTGCCAATCAGGCGGGCGCAGCATATTGA
- a CDS encoding 3'-5' exonuclease, protein MQLKKISIEKILFLDIETVPEVYHFNELSAETASLFDQKTKYQQKEGQTAADVYERAGIYAEFGKIICISCGIVHDKPQGKEIRLKSFSGDDEKKLLLDFAKLLNQHYNMPHHILCGHNAKEFDFPFIARRMLIHGIDLPQTLDIAGKKPWEIAHLDTMELWKFGDYKHFSSLSLLCHIFKIPTPKDDISGSDVARVYYEQQDLPRIVKYCQKDVVALIQLFLRFRNEQLVDDDEIHE, encoded by the coding sequence ATGCAACTCAAAAAAATATCCATCGAAAAAATCCTGTTTCTTGATATAGAAACCGTGCCTGAGGTGTATCACTTCAATGAGCTTTCAGCAGAAACAGCAAGTTTATTTGACCAAAAAACAAAGTACCAACAGAAAGAAGGTCAAACAGCGGCAGACGTTTATGAAAGGGCCGGTATTTACGCTGAGTTTGGTAAAATAATCTGCATCTCATGTGGCATTGTGCATGATAAACCTCAAGGAAAAGAAATTAGATTGAAATCTTTCTCAGGTGACGATGAAAAAAAGCTCTTGTTGGATTTTGCTAAATTACTTAACCAGCATTACAACATGCCACACCACATTTTGTGTGGACACAACGCAAAAGAATTTGATTTTCCGTTCATTGCCAGGCGCATGTTAATTCATGGAATTGATTTACCTCAAACACTTGATATTGCAGGAAAAAAACCATGGGAAATTGCTCACCTTGATACCATGGAACTATGGAAATTTGGAGATTATAAGCATTTCAGCTCCTTGTCATTATTGTGTCACATATTCAAGATACCAACGCCCAAGGATGATATCTCAGGCTCTGATGTAGCAAGAGTGTATTATGAACAGCAGGATTTACCCCGAATAGTGAAATATTGCCAAAAAGACGTGGTGGCATTAATCCAGCTATTTTTACGCTTTAGAAACGAGCAACTTGTTGATGATGATGAAATTCATGAGTAG
- a CDS encoding gamma carbonic anhydrase family protein, whose product MALIKACRGNYPKIPTSCWLAENATVVGDVVMGENCSIWFNAVVRGDVNSIRFGDNVNIQDGAVVHCTYEKTKVNLGNNVSVGHNALVHGCTVGENVLIGMGAIVMDNCVIESNCIIAAGAVLLEGTKVESGSIYAGVPAKKVKDLSPELFKGEVQRIAKNYRMYASWFEEK is encoded by the coding sequence ATGGCATTAATCAAGGCTTGCAGAGGCAATTATCCAAAAATTCCAACATCATGTTGGTTGGCTGAAAACGCAACCGTTGTGGGTGATGTAGTCATGGGTGAAAATTGCAGTATATGGTTTAATGCCGTGGTACGTGGTGATGTAAATAGCATTCGTTTTGGAGACAACGTAAATATTCAAGATGGAGCCGTAGTGCACTGCACGTATGAAAAAACAAAGGTCAATCTTGGTAATAATGTTTCTGTCGGACACAATGCTTTAGTGCACGGCTGTACTGTGGGAGAGAATGTGCTAATAGGAATGGGTGCAATAGTGATGGATAATTGCGTAATTGAAAGCAATTGTATTATTGCTGCAGGCGCTGTGTTACTAGAAGGAACCAAGGTTGAATCCGGATCCATTTACGCCGGTGTTCCGGCAAAAAAAGTGAAAGATCTAAGTCCAGAATTATTTAAAGGAGAGGTGCAGCGCATTGCAAAAAATTACAGAATGTATGCAAGCTGGTTTGAAGAAAAATAA
- the lysS gene encoding lysine--tRNA ligase, giving the protein MSITDLSEQEIQRRETLHELRKTGIEPYPAALFPVSHLSSEIENHFEEGKKVSIAGRLMRKKIQGKASFAEIQDSAGRIQVYFNRDEICPGDDKFLYNELFKRLLDLGDFIGVEGTLFKTQVGEITVRVTSFQLLSKALKPLPMPKTDADGVVHDAFTNPELRYRQRYVDLVVNPNVKDVFLKRNKVFNAFREFFNSRGYIEVETPILQPIPGGAAARPFITHHNALDTQLYLRIANELYLKRLIVGGFEGVYEFSKNFRNEGMDRTHNPEFTAMEIYVSYKDYHWMMEFTEQLLEHTAIAVNGTTIATFGDHTVDFKAPYKRVTMRQSIIDFTGFDIQGKTEEELRTWCTSNGVEVDFTMGKGKLIDSIFGEKCEGKYIQPTFITDYPKEMSPLCKQHRNDPELTERFELMICGKEVANAYSELNDPIDQRERFEEQLKLSEKGDDEAMFIDQDFLRALEYGMPPTSGLGIGIDRLVMYLTNNLSIQEVLLFPQMKPEKWGQTGPDLTENEKLIFAILAKEKTMDLAQLKEKCALSNKAWDLGMKGLTKQGLAKVVKTDNSLTVSLVD; this is encoded by the coding sequence ATGAGCATAACAGATTTGTCAGAACAAGAAATTCAGCGTCGTGAAACTTTACACGAGCTTCGCAAAACAGGAATTGAGCCTTACCCTGCGGCATTATTCCCGGTGAGTCATCTTTCTTCAGAAATTGAAAATCATTTTGAAGAAGGAAAAAAAGTAAGCATTGCCGGAAGACTGATGCGAAAAAAAATTCAGGGAAAAGCCTCTTTTGCTGAAATTCAAGACAGCGCCGGACGTATTCAGGTTTACTTTAATCGTGATGAAATTTGCCCTGGTGATGACAAGTTTTTATACAACGAACTTTTTAAGCGTCTTCTTGACTTAGGCGATTTTATTGGAGTTGAAGGAACGCTCTTTAAAACGCAAGTGGGCGAAATAACCGTGCGTGTTACATCATTTCAATTGTTAAGCAAAGCACTTAAACCACTGCCTATGCCTAAAACTGATGCAGATGGAGTGGTGCACGATGCCTTCACAAATCCGGAACTCAGATACAGACAGCGATATGTAGATTTGGTAGTAAACCCAAACGTAAAAGATGTTTTTTTAAAAAGAAACAAAGTCTTCAATGCGTTCCGTGAATTTTTTAATTCAAGAGGTTATATTGAAGTTGAAACACCCATTTTGCAACCAATTCCTGGTGGTGCGGCTGCACGGCCTTTTATAACGCATCATAATGCACTTGATACGCAATTATACTTGCGTATTGCCAATGAATTATATCTTAAAAGACTTATTGTAGGGGGCTTTGAGGGGGTATATGAATTCTCAAAAAATTTCCGCAATGAAGGCATGGATCGTACCCATAATCCTGAATTTACCGCAATGGAAATTTACGTGTCATACAAAGACTATCATTGGATGATGGAATTCACTGAGCAGCTTCTTGAACACACTGCAATTGCAGTAAATGGAACCACCATTGCCACCTTTGGCGATCATACTGTAGATTTTAAAGCGCCATATAAAAGGGTTACCATGCGGCAATCAATTATTGATTTCACCGGCTTTGACATACAAGGTAAAACAGAAGAAGAACTCAGAACCTGGTGCACAAGCAATGGGGTAGAGGTGGACTTCACCATGGGTAAAGGGAAATTAATAGACTCCATTTTTGGTGAAAAATGTGAGGGCAAATATATCCAGCCTACTTTCATAACAGATTACCCAAAAGAAATGTCTCCTTTGTGTAAACAACATAGAAATGACCCCGAACTGACAGAGCGTTTTGAGTTGATGATTTGCGGAAAAGAAGTGGCAAATGCCTATTCAGAATTGAACGACCCAATTGATCAACGCGAACGATTTGAAGAGCAACTAAAATTATCAGAAAAAGGTGATGATGAGGCCATGTTTATTGATCAGGATTTTTTGCGAGCGCTTGAGTATGGTATGCCGCCAACCTCCGGTTTAGGTATTGGCATTGATCGGCTGGTTATGTATTTGACAAACAACCTTTCTATACAGGAGGTATTGTTGTTCCCGCAAATGAAACCTGAAAAATGGGGACAGACAGGACCTGACCTTACTGAAAATGAAAAACTCATTTTTGCCATTCTCGCAAAAGAAAAAACCATGGATTTGGCACAACTAAAAGAAAAATGTGCATTGAGTAATAAGGCTTGGGATTTAGGCATGAAAGGCTTAACAAAACAAGGGCTGGCAAAAGTGGTTAAAACCGACAACTCATTGACAGTTTCATTGGTGGATTAA